One part of the Candidatus Flexicrinis affinis genome encodes these proteins:
- a CDS encoding SH3 domain-containing protein — translation MRRWTLVCVLLVVLIAPASGQADPFRAWLLHPDRGALTAIDTSGPLGTIALPVPDGFATVSPDEVAIAPDGQTAAYVVYRAGYVQPAVAVLRLSDQQLIANFAPQGMTFTSLGLAPRAAFSPDSRRLALGYMTDEGWELVVIDIAAFAIAARITDRDPQLGSVPRTPDSLPVPVDHRQGGTIGFTVYDLAVSRAASYPGFTWDTLTGNLAPSPAYATPFVDVYPGSGEVIRAGTDERLPRTEAFLPDAHHNVLMRVNPLTSETAPFYLSPEHTLLAPRFVRGGVWIAVGTTDGFSETWTLIDRAGQPVAGMPENQRIYDVAGTANGLLYVTLNSDAAPMAVSLDLAGEGAPAVLWTGTLSDLPPRILWAGSSDPTVLYWPDTLGAAAWSQLVEPLAPPPTLIAAGSVQDDALTIGGKATVATTNGDSLNVRSDAGTVYQIRAKARPGEVVDVLDGPRDADGFTWWEIRLTDGRQGWAVEEADGRRTLVPGVDSAPIEDEFAPANPVVSTGLAVGDTALVTLPDTLEALRLRNGAGLDFDIVLLLPTGTVLRIVDGPVEADDLTWWQVRTPEGNVGWAAEVIGSARVLTKQ, via the coding sequence ATGCGCCGTTGGACCCTCGTCTGCGTACTCCTCGTCGTACTGATCGCGCCCGCCTCCGGGCAAGCCGATCCGTTCCGCGCGTGGCTGCTGCATCCCGACCGAGGCGCGCTGACCGCCATCGACACCAGCGGGCCGCTGGGCACGATCGCGCTGCCGGTGCCGGACGGCTTCGCAACCGTGTCGCCGGACGAAGTCGCCATTGCGCCCGACGGGCAGACGGCCGCGTATGTCGTGTACCGGGCAGGCTACGTCCAGCCCGCCGTCGCCGTGCTGCGCCTCTCCGACCAGCAGTTGATCGCCAACTTCGCGCCGCAAGGCATGACGTTCACCAGCCTCGGCCTCGCCCCGCGTGCCGCCTTCAGCCCGGATTCGCGGCGGCTTGCGCTCGGGTACATGACCGACGAGGGTTGGGAGCTGGTGGTCATCGACATCGCGGCCTTCGCGATTGCCGCCCGCATCACCGATCGCGATCCGCAGCTCGGCTCGGTGCCGCGCACGCCGGACAGCCTGCCGGTGCCGGTCGACCATCGTCAGGGCGGCACGATCGGCTTCACCGTGTATGATTTGGCGGTCTCACGCGCCGCCTCGTACCCGGGCTTCACGTGGGACACGCTGACCGGGAACCTCGCCCCGTCGCCCGCCTACGCGACACCATTCGTCGACGTGTACCCCGGCTCGGGCGAGGTCATCCGCGCCGGAACCGACGAACGCCTCCCCCGCACTGAGGCCTTCCTGCCCGACGCCCACCATAATGTGCTCATGCGCGTCAATCCGCTGACCAGCGAAACGGCGCCGTTCTACCTCAGCCCGGAACACACACTGCTCGCGCCCCGCTTCGTGCGCGGCGGCGTGTGGATCGCGGTGGGCACAACCGACGGTTTCAGCGAGACGTGGACCTTGATCGACCGCGCCGGCCAACCTGTCGCCGGTATGCCTGAGAATCAGCGCATCTACGACGTTGCCGGCACCGCCAACGGACTGCTTTACGTCACGCTCAACAGCGACGCCGCGCCAATGGCCGTCAGCCTCGACCTCGCGGGAGAAGGCGCGCCCGCCGTGCTGTGGACAGGCACGCTTTCCGATCTACCGCCACGCATCTTGTGGGCCGGCAGTTCCGACCCAACCGTACTGTACTGGCCGGACACGCTCGGCGCGGCGGCATGGTCGCAGTTGGTCGAGCCGCTCGCGCCGCCGCCCACGCTGATCGCTGCCGGGTCGGTGCAGGATGATGCGCTGACAATCGGCGGCAAGGCGACCGTGGCGACGACCAACGGCGACTCGCTCAACGTGCGGTCGGACGCTGGTACCGTCTATCAGATCCGGGCGAAAGCGCGCCCCGGCGAGGTGGTCGACGTGCTGGACGGCCCGCGCGACGCCGACGGCTTCACGTGGTGGGAGATCCGGCTCACGGACGGGCGGCAGGGCTGGGCGGTCGAAGAGGCAGACGGGCGGCGCACGCTTGTCCCCGGCGTGGACAGCGCCCCGATCGAGGACGAATTTGCGCCAGCCAATCCGGTCGTCAGCACCGGCCTCGCGGTCGGGGATACGGCACTCGTCACCCTGCCCGACACGCTGGAGGCGCTTCGGCTGCGCAACGGCGCGGGGTTGGATTTCGACATTGTACTGCTGCTGCCGACGGGGACCGTCCTGCGCATTGTCGACGGCCCGGTCGAGGCCGACGACCTAACCTGGTGGCAGGTGCGAACGCCGGAGGGCAACGTCGGCTGGGCAGCTGAGGTAATCGGCAGCGCGCGCGTACTCACCAAGCAGTAG
- a CDS encoding SMP-30/gluconolactonase/LRE family protein, with the protein MLRKSLVASLFALYALAHLSAAQQPVTVTNVASALRNPRGVAVLPDGRLIVAEAGAAAGYDFSDGRISVFDDLNGDGDYNDINERRTVMCCIGGYNALTEYGSGQDEVGGLGDIFVLDDGRIFFTQDDPQAGYLPDGAPRTIGVFSLSPEPEWRPRLVHYGGATINAIAYDPVRDVLYIAESGMNRVSALTVDGNLTPIVVFKNLAGGQQAVPAGLALDPTTGDLLVALLSGQNRDYFGTVIAYMPEAAKVVRLNPETGEWRDEITGLTTAVDVAVDDAGNIYVAEFATGWPTTQMPRDFPVHDRNAPPDAGGYPRFSGRVTMYPVDGRTPIRLAEGLDEPTNLTYHDGALYVSVGQGTPGRPIIGPDGLTRITGSLLRITGFAP; encoded by the coding sequence ATGCTGCGGAAATCCCTTGTCGCCTCCCTGTTCGCCCTGTACGCGCTTGCCCACCTTTCGGCCGCCCAGCAGCCCGTCACCGTGACGAACGTCGCTAGCGCGCTGCGCAACCCGCGCGGGGTCGCCGTTCTGCCCGATGGCCGGTTGATCGTCGCCGAGGCCGGCGCCGCCGCAGGCTACGACTTCTCGGACGGCCGGATCAGCGTCTTCGACGACCTCAATGGGGACGGCGACTACAACGACATCAACGAGCGCCGCACCGTGATGTGCTGCATCGGCGGCTACAACGCGCTGACCGAGTACGGCAGCGGACAGGACGAGGTCGGCGGCCTCGGCGACATTTTCGTGCTGGACGACGGTCGTATCTTCTTCACGCAGGACGATCCGCAGGCAGGCTATTTGCCCGATGGCGCGCCGCGCACCATCGGCGTGTTTAGCCTGTCACCTGAGCCGGAGTGGCGTCCGCGCCTTGTGCACTATGGCGGCGCCACGATCAACGCGATCGCCTACGACCCGGTTCGCGACGTGTTGTACATCGCCGAGAGCGGCATGAATCGCGTCAGCGCACTGACAGTGGACGGCAACCTGACGCCGATCGTCGTGTTCAAGAACCTCGCCGGCGGTCAGCAGGCCGTCCCAGCAGGGCTTGCGCTCGACCCGACGACCGGCGACCTGCTGGTGGCGCTGCTCTCCGGGCAGAACCGCGACTACTTCGGGACGGTCATCGCTTACATGCCGGAAGCCGCGAAAGTCGTCCGCCTCAATCCGGAGACCGGGGAATGGCGGGACGAGATCACCGGCCTGACGACGGCGGTGGATGTCGCCGTGGACGACGCCGGCAACATTTATGTCGCGGAGTTCGCGACAGGCTGGCCGACGACGCAGATGCCGCGCGATTTTCCGGTACATGACCGCAATGCCCCACCCGACGCCGGCGGCTACCCGCGCTTCAGCGGGCGCGTCACGATGTACCCGGTGGACGGTCGCACGCCGATCCGGCTTGCCGAAGGGTTGGACGAACCGACCAACCTGACCTATCACGACGGCGCGCTGTACGTGTCGGTCGGACAAGGCACGCCGGGCCGGCCTATCATCGGGCCGGACGGGCTCACGCGCATCACCGGATCGCTGCTGCGCATCACGGGGTTCGCGCCGTGA
- a CDS encoding VOC family protein, whose product MPDSAPVLGKLTPMIPAGKDMNAALAFYEQKLGFAATYKADDLSMAILQRSGVEIMLQNYNDPHTASQTAFRIELSGIDALHHEYKAQAIPPFEQPEGASMTSIQSTPWGTREFAVRDLAGVCITFYERLSG is encoded by the coding sequence ATGCCCGATTCAGCGCCCGTTCTCGGTAAACTGACCCCGATGATTCCCGCCGGCAAAGACATGAACGCGGCGCTCGCGTTCTATGAGCAGAAATTGGGATTTGCGGCGACCTACAAGGCGGATGACTTGAGCATGGCTATACTCCAGCGCAGCGGGGTCGAAATCATGCTCCAGAACTACAATGACCCGCACACGGCCTCGCAGACCGCTTTCCGGATTGAACTGTCTGGGATCGATGCGCTTCATCACGAGTACAAGGCGCAGGCGATCCCCCCGTTTGAGCAGCCCGAAGGTGCCAGCATGACTTCGATACAGTCGACTCCATGGGGTACGCGGGAATTCGCCGTGCGCGACCTCGCCGGCGTGTGCATCACGTTCTACGAACGCCTGTCCGGCTGA
- a CDS encoding DUF4395 family protein, which yields MPSIKIPTPLRAYTGQNAQVDVSGETIGEVLADLVSQYPDLKPHLFNGDSLRTFVNIFLGDEDVRFLDGLDTPVESEDALRIIPSIAGGASPAPRRVDQSGLKVGQASTIVLLLVAFVLNVWPLVLFVGIAQLLGAVESEAGPYRLFYQRVLKPRGLVKPNVILDNPEPHRFAMGVGAVFNLTATLALLGGAAVLGWALVWVVIVLANLNFWLNFCLGCWMYYQLNKLGIRGFDRAPLPQR from the coding sequence ATGCCGTCCATCAAGATCCCGACACCCCTGCGGGCGTATACCGGCCAGAATGCGCAGGTCGACGTCAGCGGCGAAACCATCGGCGAGGTGCTGGCCGATCTGGTCAGCCAATATCCCGACCTCAAGCCGCACCTGTTCAACGGCGACAGCCTGCGCACGTTCGTCAATATCTTCCTCGGCGACGAGGACGTGCGGTTTCTCGACGGGCTGGACACGCCGGTCGAGTCTGAAGACGCGCTGCGCATCATCCCGTCGATCGCCGGGGGCGCATCGCCCGCGCCGCGCCGCGTGGATCAGTCCGGCCTCAAGGTCGGGCAAGCGTCCACGATCGTGCTGCTGCTGGTCGCGTTTGTGCTGAACGTCTGGCCTCTGGTGCTGTTCGTCGGTATCGCGCAGCTGCTCGGTGCCGTCGAATCGGAGGCCGGACCGTATCGCCTGTTCTACCAGCGCGTGCTCAAGCCGCGCGGCCTCGTCAAGCCGAACGTGATCCTCGACAACCCCGAGCCGCACCGCTTCGCAATGGGTGTCGGCGCCGTGTTCAACCTTACCGCGACCCTCGCGCTGTTGGGCGGGGCGGCCGTGCTCGGTTGGGCGCTGGTGTGGGTCGTGATCGTGCTCGCGAACCTGAATTTCTGGCTCAACTTCTGCCTCGGCTGCTGGATGTATTACCAGCTCAACAAGCTCGGCATCCGCGGTTTCGACCGCGCCCCGCTCCCGCAGCGTTAG
- a CDS encoding PAS domain S-box protein — MFGSVRRWLAPPRFEGDFERTNAARVLHFLLLIMLVMLIATLIFFSFFEGDRARNVLSIAALTAFTVFALWRLRLGHVDRVARYFLIMEWIVALGYSLVTRGILSPYPALQTIIVLLAGILLRPIYSAYFAVASVISVTILFFISPQLPGAMEFVSPELYSAYAASNWFVYAASYMMTATLVLYSARSITMNLERILQRDRQLAERNRALEAEVAERTRFEGELRQSEAKFRTLIESAQFGIFILKDAQHADFVYVNRSFAQMLGYSPEEMIDRMSPVDVLTTDDTDDAFGRIQRRFEGRPPVGTAPYRAIRKDGSRVDVVVSGMVIDYDGQPALLGTMIDVTAERLAEGSRIELEVERKRVEFLRGFVDTMTHDLKTPLSVIGSSLYLIEKSADPADHQRHLTKIGDQVGRMSRMIEDMLTVARLDTVPDLSFENVDVNSLIAGVCDQLEVQSQHKKLTLVYVSSPEVTAVRADGDLLNHAVINLIENAINYTPAGGTVTVRTVASDEYVTIEVKDSGIGISETELPRVFDRFFRARNAATQSPGTGLGLAITKRIVDLHAGDISVTSQVGAGSLFKVRLPAARGAVSAV; from the coding sequence ATGTTCGGCAGCGTCAGGAGGTGGCTTGCGCCGCCTCGGTTTGAAGGGGATTTCGAGCGGACGAACGCGGCACGGGTGCTGCACTTCCTGCTCCTGATCATGCTGGTCATGCTGATTGCGACGCTGATCTTCTTTTCGTTCTTCGAAGGAGATCGGGCTAGAAACGTCCTCAGCATTGCAGCCCTAACGGCTTTCACCGTGTTTGCGTTGTGGCGGTTGCGCCTCGGCCATGTCGATCGCGTCGCCCGTTACTTCCTCATCATGGAGTGGATCGTTGCACTTGGCTACAGCTTGGTCACGCGCGGGATCCTCAGCCCGTACCCGGCGCTTCAAACGATCATCGTGCTGCTGGCCGGAATCCTGCTGCGGCCTATCTACAGCGCCTACTTCGCCGTCGCGAGCGTGATCAGCGTCACGATACTGTTCTTCATCAGCCCTCAACTACCGGGCGCCATGGAGTTCGTTTCACCCGAACTCTATTCAGCCTATGCGGCATCGAACTGGTTCGTCTACGCGGCCAGTTATATGATGACAGCCACGCTTGTACTGTACAGCGCGCGCAGCATCACCATGAACCTCGAACGCATCTTGCAGCGCGATCGCCAGCTAGCCGAACGTAATCGTGCACTCGAAGCGGAGGTCGCGGAACGGACGCGCTTCGAGGGCGAGCTGCGCCAGAGCGAGGCCAAGTTCCGCACGTTGATCGAAAGCGCGCAGTTCGGGATCTTCATCCTCAAGGACGCACAGCACGCCGATTTCGTCTACGTGAACCGCAGCTTTGCCCAGATGCTCGGCTATTCGCCGGAGGAAATGATCGACCGGATGAGCCCGGTCGACGTGTTGACCACGGACGACACCGACGATGCCTTCGGCCGCATTCAGCGGCGGTTTGAAGGCCGGCCCCCGGTGGGGACTGCGCCGTACCGGGCCATCCGCAAGGATGGCTCGCGCGTCGACGTGGTCGTCTCTGGCATGGTCATCGACTACGACGGCCAACCGGCGCTGCTCGGTACGATGATCGACGTCACGGCCGAACGGCTGGCGGAAGGGTCGCGGATCGAGCTCGAAGTGGAGCGCAAGCGCGTCGAGTTCTTGCGCGGGTTTGTGGACACGATGACGCACGATCTGAAGACACCGCTTTCCGTCATCGGGTCAAGCCTATATCTGATCGAGAAGTCCGCTGATCCGGCAGATCATCAGCGGCATCTGACAAAGATCGGCGATCAAGTTGGCCGGATGAGCCGAATGATCGAAGACATGCTGACCGTGGCGCGCCTCGACACCGTGCCCGATCTGAGTTTCGAAAACGTCGACGTCAATTCGCTGATTGCCGGCGTGTGCGACCAGCTCGAAGTTCAGTCGCAGCACAAGAAGCTGACCCTCGTCTATGTCTCGTCCCCCGAAGTCACGGCTGTTCGTGCCGACGGCGATCTGCTCAACCACGCCGTGATCAACCTGATCGAGAACGCCATCAATTACACACCCGCGGGCGGGACGGTCACCGTCCGAACCGTTGCCAGCGACGAGTACGTCACGATTGAAGTGAAGGACAGTGGAATCGGCATCAGCGAAACCGAACTACCGCGCGTGTTCGACCGGTTCTTCCGAGCACGCAATGCTGCGACTCAGTCGCCGGGTACCGGCCTCGGCCTCGCCATCACCAAGCGCATCGTCGATCTTCACGCCGGGGACATCTCCGTGACCAGTCAAGTTGGAGCGGGTTCGCTGTTCAAGGTGCGCCTACCCGCAGCGCGGGGCGCGGTGTCGGCCGTCTAG
- a CDS encoding sulfite oxidase-like oxidoreductase, which yields MGLFDARRTRREREDELRKQGRLPAGQSLTEEFPVLTYGPTPRFNPEVWDLRLFGTIANELRWNWETFQQLPTVQITTDIHCVTRWSKFDTVWEGVQFKHIAELAGMKPETKHIIAHCDYGYTTNVPIEDMMRDNVLLAYRYDGQPLDPEHGGPVRTLVPHLYFWKSAKFVRALEFSVEDKPGFWEVNGYHNYGDPFKEERYSRRGFF from the coding sequence ATGGGATTGTTTGACGCGCGCAGGACCCGGCGCGAACGCGAAGATGAACTGCGCAAGCAGGGGCGTCTCCCTGCCGGTCAATCGTTGACCGAAGAGTTTCCCGTCCTCACGTACGGCCCGACTCCGCGCTTCAACCCCGAGGTGTGGGATCTTCGGCTGTTCGGGACGATCGCCAACGAGCTGCGCTGGAACTGGGAGACCTTCCAGCAGCTCCCGACCGTGCAGATCACCACCGACATCCACTGCGTGACGCGCTGGAGCAAGTTCGACACGGTGTGGGAAGGCGTGCAGTTCAAGCACATCGCCGAGCTAGCCGGTATGAAGCCGGAGACCAAGCACATCATCGCCCACTGCGACTACGGCTATACGACCAACGTGCCGATCGAGGACATGATGCGCGACAACGTGCTGCTGGCCTACAGATACGACGGCCAGCCTCTCGACCCTGAGCACGGCGGGCCGGTGCGTACGCTCGTGCCGCACCTGTACTTCTGGAAGTCGGCCAAGTTCGTGCGCGCGCTGGAGTTCAGCGTCGAGGACAAGCCGGGCTTCTGGGAGGTCAACGGCTATCACAACTACGGCGACCCGTTCAAGGAAGAGCGTTACAGCCGCCGCGGATTCTTCTAG
- a CDS encoding FAD-dependent oxidoreductase encodes MTDVLIIGAGMSGLMAAHALARAGRSVTLLDKGRSVGGRLATRRIGGGLADHGAQFFTVRDPVFESFVNGWRESGLAYVWAHGWSRGSLDSTRADGYPRYAFKGGMNKIAATIAENLAADIRVNVQVASVTAGKDGWRVVDTSGAQYDARALIMTPPVPQSLKLLQDGGTLLNGTTIDVLTHIMYAPCLCGLILLDKPAQIPEPGAIQRPGHWVNWIADNRRKGVSTQTVLTLHTDEAFSREHYDTPDADVLAMLEQEWRPYAHGCEVVEAQVKRWRYSFPTAGHHERSLAADTSFPLVFAGDAFGSPRVEGAALSGLDAGQRIIDALR; translated from the coding sequence ATGACCGACGTTCTCATCATCGGCGCCGGGATGTCCGGCCTGATGGCCGCTCACGCTCTGGCGCGGGCCGGCCGCTCTGTGACCCTCCTCGACAAAGGCCGCAGCGTCGGCGGCAGGCTAGCGACCCGGCGCATCGGCGGCGGGCTGGCCGACCACGGCGCGCAGTTCTTCACCGTTCGCGACCCGGTTTTCGAATCCTTCGTCAACGGCTGGCGCGAAAGCGGCCTCGCCTATGTCTGGGCGCACGGCTGGAGCCGTGGCAGCCTCGACAGCACCCGCGCCGACGGCTACCCGCGCTACGCCTTCAAAGGCGGCATGAACAAGATCGCCGCGACGATCGCCGAAAACCTCGCGGCGGACATTCGCGTCAACGTGCAGGTTGCATCGGTCACCGCCGGCAAAGACGGATGGCGCGTGGTCGACACATCCGGCGCGCAGTACGACGCGCGCGCGCTGATCATGACACCGCCCGTACCGCAGTCGCTCAAACTGCTTCAAGATGGTGGCACGTTGCTCAACGGCACAACGATCGACGTTCTCACCCACATCATGTATGCGCCCTGCCTGTGCGGTCTGATCCTGCTCGACAAGCCAGCGCAAATCCCCGAGCCGGGAGCGATACAACGGCCCGGCCATTGGGTCAACTGGATCGCCGACAACCGCCGCAAAGGGGTCAGCACGCAGACTGTGCTCACGCTCCACACCGACGAGGCGTTCAGCCGCGAGCACTACGACACGCCCGACGCCGACGTCCTCGCCATGCTCGAACAAGAGTGGCGGCCGTATGCCCACGGATGCGAGGTCGTCGAAGCGCAGGTGAAACGCTGGCGCTACAGCTTCCCGACGGCCGGCCACCACGAGCGATCGCTTGCGGCCGACACATCGTTCCCGCTGGTGTTCGCCGGTGACGCGTTCGGAAGCCCGCGCGTCGAAGGCGCCGCACTGAGCGGGTTGGATGCCGGACAGCGCATCATCGACGCGCTGCGGTAA
- a CDS encoding M67 family metallopeptidase, translating to MDVYLSAALQQDIFAQMRGTYPNEGGGFLFGTLQPDGVVVQAITQVENVFEAEEQYHRYAMTPQDWMHLEDEAESRGLTLVGYYHSHPDSPAIPSVFDRDHALPNFTYIITQVQDGEAIDMRVWRLKDDRTAFDPDTLIIR from the coding sequence ATGGACGTCTACCTTTCAGCCGCACTGCAGCAGGACATCTTCGCTCAAATGCGGGGCACGTATCCCAACGAAGGCGGCGGTTTCCTGTTCGGCACCCTGCAGCCTGACGGCGTCGTCGTGCAAGCCATCACACAGGTCGAGAACGTGTTCGAGGCCGAGGAGCAGTACCATCGCTACGCCATGACCCCGCAAGACTGGATGCACCTCGAGGACGAGGCGGAGTCGCGCGGCCTGACCCTCGTTGGTTACTATCACAGCCATCCCGACAGCCCGGCCATCCCCTCCGTGTTCGACCGCGATCACGCCCTGCCGAATTTCACCTACATCATCACGCAGGTTCAGGACGGCGAGGCGATCGACATGCGTGTGTGGCGCCTCAAGGACGACCGCACCGCCTTCGACCCCGACACGCTGATTATCCGGTAG
- a CDS encoding SGNH/GDSL hydrolase family protein — protein MRIAFLGASLTEGKYGGDWVAAARPHLPGHTLLNHGVAGNTVNRLVERVGYVAADDAEACFVLAGSNDALAYAFPATRPYYKSQQGLPDGYLEPDDYAAYLRDLLNQLALNHIHALVGLPPMEYSPEAVEASALFNRHTREVAESLNVPVLDIAAALNPPHVPKRPPLTLQTVFRIGERIQSGWNDFDSERAAGGYTYSFDGIHITPAAAGDLGWRVADWLREQLDL, from the coding sequence GTGCGCATCGCATTTTTGGGCGCGAGCTTGACCGAAGGCAAGTACGGCGGCGACTGGGTGGCCGCGGCGCGCCCGCACCTGCCCGGGCACACACTGCTCAATCACGGGGTGGCCGGCAACACGGTCAACCGGCTGGTGGAACGAGTGGGCTACGTCGCGGCTGACGACGCCGAAGCGTGTTTCGTGCTGGCCGGCAGCAACGACGCGCTGGCGTACGCGTTCCCGGCAACGCGCCCGTACTACAAGTCGCAGCAGGGCTTGCCGGACGGCTACCTTGAGCCGGACGACTATGCGGCGTACCTGCGCGACCTGCTCAACCAGCTTGCACTCAACCACATTCACGCGCTGGTCGGCCTGCCGCCCATGGAATACAGTCCGGAAGCGGTCGAGGCATCCGCGTTGTTCAACCGGCACACGCGCGAAGTCGCCGAGTCGCTGAACGTGCCGGTGCTGGATATCGCCGCTGCGCTCAACCCGCCGCATGTGCCCAAGCGTCCGCCGCTCACGCTGCAAACCGTGTTTCGCATCGGCGAGCGCATCCAGTCCGGCTGGAATGACTTCGACTCCGAGCGTGCGGCCGGCGGCTACACGTATTCCTTCGACGGCATCCACATCACGCCGGCGGCGGCGGGCGATCTGGGCTGGCGGGTGGCCGATTGGCTGCGCGAACAGCTCGACCTGTAG
- a CDS encoding class I mannose-6-phosphate isomerase, which translates to MYPMLLTPAMHTRVWGGRRLETSLNKSLPSDEPYGESWEMHDTATVANGAYAGQTLGALLAEHGAALIGDASDPKEGFPLLLKFLDANAWLSVQVHPDDALAEKLEGEPRGKTEAWIVLAADAGAKLALGVKDGVTREQMAAAITGNTLQDLMRYVEVQAGDVVYLDAGTVHALGPGVLVYEIQQSSDQTYRLYDWGRMGLDGKPRALHIDKGLQASKLDLRPDVRRMSDREPVFVGPYFETRLHRLLGETIALNTGGSRFHVLSVIRGAATVSTDGDQLQVGVGQSVLIPAAVGAYKLAGTAEVLRSNQPG; encoded by the coding sequence ATGTACCCGATGCTGCTGACGCCCGCGATGCATACCCGTGTGTGGGGCGGGCGCAGGCTCGAAACGAGCCTGAACAAATCGCTGCCAAGCGATGAACCGTACGGCGAGTCGTGGGAGATGCACGACACGGCGACCGTCGCCAACGGCGCGTATGCCGGTCAGACCTTGGGCGCGCTGCTGGCCGAGCACGGCGCAGCGTTGATCGGCGATGCCAGCGACCCGAAAGAGGGCTTTCCGCTGCTGCTCAAGTTCCTCGACGCCAACGCATGGCTGTCGGTGCAGGTGCATCCGGATGACGCGCTGGCGGAAAAGCTCGAGGGTGAGCCTCGCGGCAAGACCGAGGCGTGGATCGTGCTGGCCGCCGACGCGGGCGCAAAACTGGCGCTGGGCGTCAAGGACGGCGTGACACGCGAGCAGATGGCTGCGGCGATCACCGGCAATACGCTGCAAGACCTGATGCGCTATGTCGAAGTGCAAGCCGGCGATGTGGTGTATCTGGACGCCGGGACGGTGCACGCGCTCGGCCCCGGCGTTCTGGTCTACGAGATTCAACAATCGAGCGACCAGACCTACCGGCTGTACGACTGGGGCCGGATGGGGCTGGACGGCAAGCCGCGCGCCCTGCATATCGACAAAGGATTACAGGCGTCAAAGCTTGACTTGCGCCCCGACGTTCGGCGCATGTCGGACAGGGAACCAGTGTTCGTCGGGCCGTATTTCGAAACGCGCTTGCACCGCCTGTTGGGCGAGACCATTGCGCTCAACACCGGCGGCAGCCGCTTTCACGTGTTGAGCGTCATTCGCGGCGCGGCGACGGTCAGCACCGACGGCGATCAGCTTCAGGTCGGTGTCGGGCAGTCGGTGTTGATCCCGGCGGCAGTCGGGGCGTACAAGCTGGCCGGCACGGCGGAAGTCCTGCGCTCGAACCAGCCGGGGTGA
- a CDS encoding thioredoxin family protein, which yields MIDRILIAAALLSFGIVAWQTVTRRQLARARRTASVRDPLLATAPHGASVIVYFTTPTCAPCKFQQTPTLDALQGELGDQLHIVRVDATAEPEAAARWGVFSVPTLFVLDSDGTPKHVHNGVVSGAVLKRQLATA from the coding sequence ATGATCGACCGCATCCTGATTGCCGCCGCCTTGTTGAGTTTCGGAATCGTCGCGTGGCAGACGGTCACGCGCCGCCAACTGGCCCGCGCGCGCCGTACCGCGAGCGTGCGCGATCCGCTGCTGGCGACTGCGCCGCACGGTGCGTCGGTGATCGTGTACTTCACGACCCCGACCTGCGCGCCGTGCAAGTTCCAGCAGACTCCGACGCTGGACGCGCTGCAAGGCGAGTTGGGCGATCAGCTGCACATCGTGCGCGTCGACGCGACCGCCGAGCCGGAGGCCGCAGCGCGCTGGGGCGTCTTCAGCGTCCCAACCCTATTCGTGCTGGATTCCGACGGCACGCCCAAGCATGTCCATAACGGTGTCGTGAGCGGGGCGGTGCTCAAGCGCCAACTTGCGACCGCCTAG
- a CDS encoding response regulator transcription factor, with translation MASSFTRKLHILVVEDDPDTARDLTELLARSGHRGAVAESGTAALEYIHSHHPDLILLDLGLPDIHGLTFLNRLRTASMLPLIVVSGMDKDRVAALESGADDFVGKPFNRSEIVARINALMRRIQTTPTNESTIAVGRIELNIPQRRASIRGRRVHLTPIEYNLLYTLMRSAGQCVTYKDLIRAVWGDSYAGDFSVLRVNISRLRTKLDDSSRRGTSCIVTEAGVGYMLMAN, from the coding sequence ATGGCTTCCTCCTTTACCCGAAAACTGCATATCTTAGTCGTGGAGGACGACCCCGACACTGCAAGAGACCTGACCGAACTGCTAGCGCGGTCCGGTCATCGCGGCGCAGTCGCCGAAAGCGGTACCGCCGCACTCGAGTACATTCATTCGCACCATCCTGACCTCATCCTGCTTGACCTCGGCCTGCCTGACATTCACGGGCTGACCTTCCTCAATCGGCTGCGCACCGCCTCGATGCTGCCATTGATCGTCGTGTCCGGCATGGACAAGGATCGGGTTGCCGCGCTCGAGTCAGGCGCGGACGACTTTGTCGGCAAGCCGTTCAACCGGTCCGAGATCGTCGCACGCATCAACGCGTTGATGCGCCGTATCCAGACGACTCCGACCAACGAATCGACCATCGCGGTCGGGCGCATCGAGCTGAATATCCCGCAGCGCCGAGCCAGCATTCGCGGGCGGCGCGTCCATCTCACGCCGATCGAGTACAACTTGCTGTATACGCTGATGCGCAGCGCCGGCCAATGCGTGACGTACAAGGACTTAATCCGGGCGGTATGGGGCGACAGCTACGCCGGCGACTTCTCCGTCCTTCGCGTCAATATCTCGCGCCTGCGCACCAAGCTCGACGACAGCAGTCGGCGCGGGACATCGTGTATCGTCACCGAAGCGGGCGTCGGCTATATGCTGATGGCAAACTAG